The nucleotide window TAATTTAACCGTTGAGCGCAAAGAAACTCAAAGGATTTGGTCCTGGTTTACTCCTAAGTTTCAGATCGCAACATTGGTGGTGGTTATTTTACTCAATATATATGCATACAAAGTATTGATTTCGGATGAGTACAATGCAACAGTTGAAGAATTTGTTGACACTTATGATTTTGGTGATGAAACGTATACGTCTATTTTTAATTAACCAAACATGAAAAAGCAAACTATAATATACATACTGCTTATTGTTCTTTTTTTGTCTAATGTGTTTTTTATTTTTCATCATGTTGGCAGATTTGGACATAAAGATCATAAGCACCGTTTTTCTATGGTTGAAGAGTTACACTTTAGCCAAGAGCAGCAAGAGGCTTACAAAGGGCTTAGAAGTAAGCATTTTAACAAGATGAAAACTTACTCGAAGCGAATAAGCGAACTTAAAAAGGAAATATATTCTAAAGTAGGAGAACAAGAAATAACAGACGTTTTTTTAGATTCTGTAGCAGATTTAATTGCACTAGAGGAGAAAAAAAAAGATATAGAAATGTATAAGCATTTTAGAGAGGTTAGAAAAATATGCAACGACAAGCAGAAAGGGCAACTTTCTAAAATTATTAACGATGCTATAGAGCGTCGTGGTAAAAGAGGAAAGCCTAAAAAAAAGGATTGAGTTAGTTCTATAATTTGCCAATGAATTTATAGGTAAGGAAATTATAGAAACTTTTATTTGATTGATTATTGTTAATATGAAAAGCTTTGCGGTAATATCGTAAAGCTTTTCTATTTTTAAGGAAAATTGAAAGTATGCGAATTTTACTGTTTTGTTTGTTGTTATTTAACTTGTGTTCTTGTAAATCTGAAGAACCCTTAAAACAAAGAAATTTTTCTGAAGTTGAGATTGAAACTTTATTGAAAGATTCGTTATTGAATGTTAGGGCTTTGGAGATTAATGAGGGAAGGGTTGTAGCTGCGACTTCTAACGGTAAAATTTTAAGTAGTATATTATCTTATATGTCAGATTTCGAGGAAGGCAATTATTGGTCTTTTACCGACGATTCATTAATGCCTAGTAATTTCAGATCAATAGCTTTTCAAGGAGATAATACTTTTACATTATCAATAGGGAGTCCAGCAAAACTATTTCAAGATGGGAGACTTGTCTATTATGAAAACAATGAAAAAGCCTTCTACGATTCCATGGACTTTTGGAATGACCAGGAAGGTATTGCTATTGGTGACCCAACGGACGATTGCATGAGTATTATTATTACCAGAGATGGAGGTGAAACATGGTATAAACTCTCTTGCGATGATTTGCCAAAAGCAAAAGAAGGTGAGGCAGCTTTTGCAGCGAGTGACACCAATATTTCAATAGTTGGTAACCATACTTGGGTAGCCACAGGAGGTAAGGCTAGTAGAATTCTATATTCACGAGACAAAGGAAAAACATGGGAGGTTTTTGAGACACCAATTATTCAAGGAAAAGCAACTACGGGAATGTATTCTTTAGATTTTTATGATGAAAACAATGGTTTTGCCATTGGTGGAGATTATACAAAACCTAATGATACTTTAAATAACAAAATAAGAACAATAGATGGTGGAAAAACCTGGCAAGTTGTAGCTAATGGCAAAGGACCAGGTTATAGAAGCTGTGTGCAATACATTCCAAATTCTGATGCTAAGGAATTAGTGGCTATAGGTTTTAGGGGTATTGATTACAGCAATGACTCTGGTGACACATGGAAGCATCTCAGTGACGAAGGTTTTTATACCATTAGATTTTTAAATGATTCTATAGCTTATGCAGCTGGAAAAGGACGTATAAGCAAACTGACTTTTAGGGAATAGAAAAGGTGTTTTGGTCAATCTGAACTTGCTTGTGCTATACTCGTTTTCAGTATTTCAGATTCTAAAACTGGTAAGAAATTTATGAAATAAGATTCTGATATACACTTCGCCTCACTTCGACTTCGCTCAGTGACCAACGCTCAGTGGAACAATTCAGAATGACAGATTGATTTCAGTTCCGTCTGTTTTGTCTACGTTCTCTAAACTCTTTTAACCTATCTAAAAGTTTTTGATTGAATTGGTCTTCTGCCACTTTAAGCATAATTATTTTTTTGGCAGATATAACTGTTTTTAAGTCTTCTACAAGTTCTAACTTGGCGTTGTGCATTTCTGTTTCTGCTTCAAGAAGTTTATCTAAGATCTCACCAGCGCGTTTATCGCTAACATTACTTTGACGCATTTCTCTCTTTAAAGGTCTTAAGTCTTCAGATTTAATCTTCTCTACTTTGGCTTCAAAGGCATTGTAAATTGGCCAAAATTGTTGAGCTTCTTTACTTGTAAGTTCAAGCTTTTCTGTTATAAATGCTATTTTTTGGGCTTTAATTTTTTCTTGAATTTCTCCACCTCGTTGAGCAAAGCCTGTGAGACTTACAAGTAAAATTAGCAATGGGATTAATTGTTTACTCATGTTTTTTATATTTTACGAAGCATTCGTGAATCTTCGATTTCATTGTAATATTTTTATTGTTGTAAAATTGTTTCAATATCTGTGTTTTCTAAAAGGTAAGATTCTAAGTTTTCTTCGTTGTATTCGGTTTCTACTAGAGTGAAATCTTCTTCAAGAATATCTGCATTAATCAATAATTCAGCCAGCTCATAACTGTCTAAATTTCTGTTTTTTAGATAGGTTTCTACCATTTCTGCAGATAATTCTTTTGCCTCACTACCATTGTTTGTAAAAATTGCAATCAACAATAGGAGAGAAGCTGCAAAACCAGCTACATAGTATAATGTTTTTCTCGTATGAAGTCTAACGACAAGCTTGTCTTCTAATTTGCTTAAAATTTTGTCATCTAACGTTTCAAAATAATCCTTTGGTGTTGTAAAACCAGAATCAGTGATACCTTCAATATTCTCTTTAATGTTAAGACGTTCAAAGAGTTTATCGTCAAAAGCATCAAAGTAATTCTCTGGTGTTTTAAAACCACTAGATTTAATATTATGTAATTTTTCTTTTTTCACTTTATGCTGAACTTGTTTCAGAATCTATTTCTATGACTTTAAAATAATACAATGGTTTAATTTGAAGTTAAAAAGCGCTCTATTTTTTTTACTGCTATATGGTATGAGGCTTTTAAAGCTCCCTCACTGGTTTCTAAAATTTCTGCAATTTCTTTGTATTTAAGATCATCAAAATATTTCATATTGAAAACGAGTTGCTGTTTTTGTGGAAGCGACGCTATAGCCTTTTGTAATTTTAGCTGAATTTCATCACCTTCAAAGTAAACATCTGCAGTAAGGTTATTAATGGCTAAATTTTGGTGTTCCTCATTAGTAATCTGCATACGTTTAGCATTTCTATTAATATGAGTAATAGATTCGTTTGTAGCAATGCGATATAACCAAGAGTATAGCTTGCTGTCTCCCTTAAATTTATCTATACTACGATATACCTTAATGAATGTATTTTGTAACACATCATCCGCATCATCATGAGAAATTACAATCTTTCTGATATGCCAATACAGTCGCTCTTTATAGAGACTTAAAAGTTCTCTAAAAGCGGCTTCTTTATATTTGGGATCCTTGAGGCGTAATATGAAATCCGTTTCGTTTATCAAGTAAAATACTTTGGTATTTAGACCATTGAAGTTAGTAAAAGTTTAAAGCTATATGAGTAAAGATTTTCTGTTTATTTTTATGTTGCTGATATAGAGTTATTTATAGTTTTATAAATCGATAAAATGCAAAAAAATACGATAAAAAGCAGTTTTTTCTTGTTTCGTAGATTTATTTGTTATATGTTTGGCACAGCTTAACCTATTAACTGTTATCAGTTTCCCCAAATCTGGTAACAAAAACGAAAAGGATGCATGTAACGTGCATCCTTTTTAATGCTATGTAATTTTAATTATACTAAAGTCTCTAGTTGCCTGATGTTTTTGTAGTTACACGAATATATTTTTAGATTGTTGTTTAAAAATCGTAAATTGTGTTGTTCTATTTATAAGACTTATACGCAATGAAAATTTATTCCCTACTATTTTCGCTGATTTTTTCTACTTGTGTTTTTGCCCAAGTAGGTATTGGTACTACCAACCCTCAGGCTCAGCTAGACGTCGTCACAGAGGCAACAGCAACGTCTGAGCGCAAAGGTCTTCAAGTTGATGTTAATAGCACTTCGGCATCTACAACGCAAAGCACATATTCTTTACATTTAACAAATTCTAGTACTCCTGCAATTGGTGGTGCTGCAGCAAAGTTTGGCATTTTTAACAATGTTTCTGGATCAGGCACAGCTAACCGTTATGGTATTTACACTGAGGTGTTTAAACCAGGCACAGGTGCAACCACAACAGACATGTATGGTGTGTATGCTGAGCTTGGACTTTCTACGGGAGTAACCAGTAATAGCTATGGTTTGTATGCAGACATAACAAATGCAGGTAATACGGCGAATATTTATGGTGTGTACAGTACTGTAAATGGGTCTGCAGCCAATAATGACATATATTCTGGTTATTTTATTGGTGGTAAGTTTTCTATCGGTCAAACAACAACTGATAACTATATTTTACCTGAGTCTAGAGGAACTGATGGGCAAATTATGCAGACAGACGCTACAGGTGTTGTTACTTGGGAGGATAATATTAATCCTGTGTCTTCTATTCCTATATATTCAAACGGTAATTATAACATGAATCATGGAACTGGCGGAATTGATCTAAATACTATGACATCTTCAATAGAACCATCTATTTATAACGCAACGGGTAACATACAAGTTAAGTTAATTATACGCTACACAAATCCATTAGGTACAAATAATTTTCAATTGAGGGCTCATGATGGGACTACACAAAATTTTCCTATTACTAATGCTTCGGGTTGGACATTTGCTAACACGCAAAATGGTGGTGTTGCAACTAGCGATTGGGTTAATTGGAATGCAGGTACTAATGCACAAGAAATCCACGTTTTTGGATGGAATAATACCAATAATCCAGCAACGGATAGTATAACAATTAACAATGCTTATTTATTAGTACGTTCGCAGTAACTTAATCAAAACTCTGCATTTCTACAAGTTTTTTGTAAACTCCATTTTTTGCAATTAATTCAGAGTGCGTACCTTGTTCAGCAATTTCACCTTTTTGCATCACCACAATTAAGTCTGCATTTTGAATAGTAGATAGTCTATGTGCAATAACAATAGATGTTCTGTTTTTCATCATATTCTCTAATGCATCTTGAACTAAGCGCTCACTTTCTGTATCTAAGGCTGAAGTTGCTTCATCTAAAATCATGATAGGGGGATTTTTCAGCACAGCTCTAGCAATACTCAAACGTTGTTTTTGTCCACCAGAGAGTTTGTTACCAGAGTCTCCAATATTGGTATGTATACCTTGAGGTAATTCTTTTACAAACTCCCAGGCATTAGCAACTTTTAAAGCATCGATAATTTCATTGTCGGTAGCATCTTCTTTACCTAATAACACATTGTTTTTAATGGTGTCATTAAACAATATTGAATCTTGAGTAACAAGTCCCATTAAGTTACGTAGTGAATGTTTTGTGAGGTCTTTTATATTTTCTCCGTCAATAGAGATACTTCCTTCGTTAACATCGTAAAATCGTGTTACAAGATTAGCAATGGTACTTTTTCCACTACCAGACTGGCCAACTAAAGCCACACTTTTTCCTTTTGGTACATTAAGATTAAAGTTTTTAAGCACATAATCTTCTTCGTACTTAAATGAAATCTTTTCTATATTAAGTTGAGATGTGAAATCTAATTTCACTTTTGCGTCTGGCTTATCTTTAAGAGGCGATTCTGTATTAAGAATTTCTAATACACGATCTGCTGCTGCATTACCTGCTTTAACTTTATAGCTAGCTTTACTAATAGCTTTTGCCGGTGTAAGAATTTGCCAAGCTAAACCTATATAGCCAATAAAGGCACCACCTGATAACGTTTTGTCTACAAGCACCATGCTGCCTCCATACCAGAGTAAAACAGCTATGGTTATAATACCTAAAACTTCACTTGTTGGAGATGCTAGATTTTGACGATTCATCAAAGTATTAGAAAAACTATAAAAACGGTTGGTGGATTTTTGAAACTCGTCATTAAATCTTTTTTCTGCATTAAACCCCTTTATAACCTTAAGACCACTCAAGGTTTCTTCTAAAGCGGAAAGAAAAATACCTTGCTCTGTCTGAACTCTGTTAGACTTTTTCTTTAAACTTTTACCTATTCTTGAGATTATAAAACCAGAAACAGGAATAAATAAAAAAACAAAAATTGTAAGTTTTACCGATATCATAAACATTGCAATAATTGCAAATAAGATGGTTAAAGGCTCCTTTACAATGAGTTCTAAAATAGCTAACAATGAGTTTTTTACTTCATTTACATCACCTGAAATTCGGGCTATAATATCACCTTTCTTTTTTTCAGAATAATAAGATATTGGTAGATGGGTAACTTTATTATAGATTTCATTTCTAAGATCTTTTAGTACTCCGTTGCGTAAAAACGTGATAAAGTATAATCCCAAATAATTAAAAAGGTTCTTTAATAAAAAAAGACTTATTATTAGAATAATCATATACAACAGTGAACGTTGCGCTCCATATTGCTCAGATGTTGTTGTAATTAAATAGTTAATTGAGTCTTCAGCATAAGACTTAATATTTTTTATGCCTTGGTATATTGGTTTTTCTATTACCTTTTTACCTTCACCAAATAACACGTTAATCATAGGCATTAAAGATATCATTGCCAAGGTGCTAAAAAGTGCGTAAAAGATATTAGAGATTATATTTAAAATGCCGTAACGTTTGTACGGAATAATAAATCGAGATAGTTTTTTTATGTAATCCATGTACTATAAATTCATATCCTTAAGGATAGCATCAATCTTGTTTTCCAATAACTGCTCCGTTGCTGCAAAAGCAGACACATTGTCAAGATCTGTATTAACACTGATATAGAATTTAATTTTTGGTTCTGTACCACTTGGTCTAAGCGCAATCTTACTGCCTTCTTCTGTGTAATAGATTAATACATTGGATTTTGGCACATCTATGATTGTTTCCTCTAAAGTTTGAAGATTTTTAGAAATTGAAGTTTGATAATCTTCAATAAGCACCACTTTTTCTCCATTAATTTCTTCTAAAGGGTTATTTCTGGCATCAATCATCATTTGTTTAATTTCAGCAGCACCTTCAATACCTTTTTTAGTAAGCGATACTAAACGTTCCTTAAAGAAACCATGTTCTACATATAGATCTATCAGTTTTTCATATAAAGTTTTGCATTCAGCTTTAGCCTGTGCAGCTATTTCGCACGCCAAAAGAGTAGAGGTTACAGCGTCTTTATCTCTCACAAAATCACCAACCATAAAACCAAAGCTTTCTTCACCACCACCAATAAATTCTAGTTGAGGAAAGTCTTTTATCATTTTGGCAATCCATTTAAAACCAGTTAAGCCAATTTTGCACTCTACATTGTAAGCGTCTGCTAAAACAGACATCATTGGTGTAGATACAATGGTAGAACCTACAAACTGTTTACCATTAATTTTTCCTTGGTTTTTCCATTGTTTTAAAAGGAAATCGGTCATTAAAATCATGGTTTGGTTTCCGTTAAGAATCACTAATTCGTTTTCTAGGTTTCTAACGACAACGCCTAATCTGTCACAATCTGGATCTGTGCCAATAACAATATCACCATCTACTTTTTTAGCTAATTCCATTGCCATTTTTAGAGCTTCTGGCTCTTCTGGATTTGGAGACACTACTGTTGGGAAATCTCCGTTAGGATCTTTTTGTTCTTCAACAATATTGACGTTGGTATAACCAGCACGTTTTAAAGTTTCTGGTATTGCCATAATTGAGGTGCCATGAAGTGATGTAAAAACGATGTTTAAATTTTCTTTAGCTTCAGCTGATATATTAAAACTTCCATTTTTTATAGAAGCATCAATAAATGCATCATCAACATCTTTTCCTATAAATTGAATTAAATCTGAATTGGCTTCAAATTTAATTTCAGAATAATCTAGTTTATTTATTTCAGTAATGATTTCATTATCCTGTGGTGGCACTAATTGACCTCCATCTTGCCAATATACCTTATAGCCATTGTATTCTGGTGGATTATGAGACGCAGTTAATACAATACCACAATGACATCCTAAATGCTTAAGCGCAAAAGAAAGCTCTGGAGTTGGTCTCAAATCTTCAAATAAATATACTTTTATACCATTGGCAGAAAACACATCAGCAACCACTTTACCAAACGCTTTACTGTTATGTCTACAATCGTAAGCTATAGCAACTTTTACTTGTTCACCAGAAAAAACTTTCTTTAAATAATTACTTAAGCCTTGGGTGTTTTTTCCTAATGTATATTTATTAATACGGTTAGTGCCAAGACCCATTATACCTCGCATTCCACCTGTACCAAACTCTAAATTTTTATAAAAACTTTCTTCTAACCCTTTAGGGTCAGAAGCAATCATATTTTTAATTTGGTTCTGAGTTTCTTCGTCAAAAGTTGGTGTTAACCAAGTGTTTACGCGTTCTAGTATTTCTGGTTTAATATAAATCATGGGTAAAAATAATTGTTATACAAATGTAAAAAAACTTGTGTAAGCTTAATTTAAAAAGGTAATCAAAAAGCTGTTATTCAGAAACATTTAAGGCTTCCTTGATGTAATAGCGTTGTTGTTGACGCTTAGATCGTAAAATAAGTTCGCCTAAAAACCCTGCAATAAATAATTGCGAGCCTATGATCATTGTTGACAGGGCAATGTAAAATTGTGGGCGCTCTGTTATAAGTCTGCCAGTAGGGTTAAAAAACAATTTATCTAAACCCAAATAGAAAGCAAACGCAAAACCAATGATAAACATAATTACTCCAAGTGCACCAAAGAGGTGCATAGGACGTTTACCAAAGCGTGAAACAAACCAAATAGTAATAAGATCTAAAAATCCATTAATAAAACGATTCATGCCAAATTTGGTGTGCCCATATTTTCTGGCTTGGTGTTTTACAACTTTCTCTCCAATATTGGTGAAACCAGCATTTTTAGCCAATACAGGAATGTAGCGATGCATCTCGCCATAAACATCAATATGTTTTACAACAGTATTAGTGTAAGCTTTAAGTCCGCAGTTAAAATCGTGAAGTTTTACGCCAGATGTTCTTCTTGCAGCCCAATTAAAAAGCTTAGAGGGTAGGTTTTTTGTAATTACGGAATCGAAACGTTTCTTTTTCCAGCCAGAAACAAGGTCAAAACCTTTATGGGTTATCATGTCGTATAACTCAGGAATTTCATCAGGATTATCTTGTAGATCAGCATCCATAGTGATTACAACATCTCCTTTGGCAGCATTAAAACCAGCATGTAAGGCTTGAGATTTTCCAAAGTTTTTTAAAAAACGGATACCTTTTACATTGGTATTGGCTTCGGCAAGTTGTGAAATCACTCTCCAAGAATCATCAGTACTACCATCATCTATAAATAGAATTTCATAAGAAAACGAATTGGATTGCATCACAGATACAATCCAATCGTGTAGTTCTTTTAAAGATTCGTGTTCATTGAGTAGTGGTATAACTACTGATATATTCATATTTTGATAGGTCTAATTGTAGACTTCAAAAATAAGTAAATTATTTAAGGCATTAGTTATCGTTTTTCATTATTAGGCCAGCAATTAAAGAATAAATTAAACCGAAAATTGCACTAAAAGCTATCCATATTGAAAACCCAAAAATAGGATTTTGAAATTTCTCAA belongs to Winogradskyella sp. J14-2 and includes:
- a CDS encoding WD40/YVTN/BNR-like repeat-containing protein, with the protein product MRILLFCLLLFNLCSCKSEEPLKQRNFSEVEIETLLKDSLLNVRALEINEGRVVAATSNGKILSSILSYMSDFEEGNYWSFTDDSLMPSNFRSIAFQGDNTFTLSIGSPAKLFQDGRLVYYENNEKAFYDSMDFWNDQEGIAIGDPTDDCMSIIITRDGGETWYKLSCDDLPKAKEGEAAFAASDTNISIVGNHTWVATGGKASRILYSRDKGKTWEVFETPIIQGKATTGMYSLDFYDENNGFAIGGDYTKPNDTLNNKIRTIDGGKTWQVVANGKGPGYRSCVQYIPNSDAKELVAIGFRGIDYSNDSGDTWKHLSDEGFYTIRFLNDSIAYAAGKGRISKLTFRE
- a CDS encoding RNA polymerase sigma factor, with product MINETDFILRLKDPKYKEAAFRELLSLYKERLYWHIRKIVISHDDADDVLQNTFIKVYRSIDKFKGDSKLYSWLYRIATNESITHINRNAKRMQITNEEHQNLAINNLTADVYFEGDEIQLKLQKAIASLPQKQQLVFNMKYFDDLKYKEIAEILETSEGALKASYHIAVKKIERFLTSN
- a CDS encoding ABC transporter ATP-binding protein; protein product: MDYIKKLSRFIIPYKRYGILNIISNIFYALFSTLAMISLMPMINVLFGEGKKVIEKPIYQGIKNIKSYAEDSINYLITTTSEQYGAQRSLLYMIILIISLFLLKNLFNYLGLYFITFLRNGVLKDLRNEIYNKVTHLPISYYSEKKKGDIIARISGDVNEVKNSLLAILELIVKEPLTILFAIIAMFMISVKLTIFVFLFIPVSGFIISRIGKSLKKKSNRVQTEQGIFLSALEETLSGLKVIKGFNAEKRFNDEFQKSTNRFYSFSNTLMNRQNLASPTSEVLGIITIAVLLWYGGSMVLVDKTLSGGAFIGYIGLAWQILTPAKAISKASYKVKAGNAAADRVLEILNTESPLKDKPDAKVKLDFTSQLNIEKISFKYEEDYVLKNFNLNVPKGKSVALVGQSGSGKSTIANLVTRFYDVNEGSISIDGENIKDLTKHSLRNLMGLVTQDSILFNDTIKNNVLLGKEDATDNEIIDALKVANAWEFVKELPQGIHTNIGDSGNKLSGGQKQRLSIARAVLKNPPIMILDEATSALDTESERLVQDALENMMKNRTSIVIAHRLSTIQNADLIVVMQKGEIAEQGTHSELIAKNGVYKKLVEMQSFD
- a CDS encoding phospho-sugar mutase yields the protein MIYIKPEILERVNTWLTPTFDEETQNQIKNMIASDPKGLEESFYKNLEFGTGGMRGIMGLGTNRINKYTLGKNTQGLSNYLKKVFSGEQVKVAIAYDCRHNSKAFGKVVADVFSANGIKVYLFEDLRPTPELSFALKHLGCHCGIVLTASHNPPEYNGYKVYWQDGGQLVPPQDNEIITEINKLDYSEIKFEANSDLIQFIGKDVDDAFIDASIKNGSFNISAEAKENLNIVFTSLHGTSIMAIPETLKRAGYTNVNIVEEQKDPNGDFPTVVSPNPEEPEALKMAMELAKKVDGDIVIGTDPDCDRLGVVVRNLENELVILNGNQTMILMTDFLLKQWKNQGKINGKQFVGSTIVSTPMMSVLADAYNVECKIGLTGFKWIAKMIKDFPQLEFIGGGEESFGFMVGDFVRDKDAVTSTLLACEIAAQAKAECKTLYEKLIDLYVEHGFFKERLVSLTKKGIEGAAEIKQMMIDARNNPLEEINGEKVVLIEDYQTSISKNLQTLEETIIDVPKSNVLIYYTEEGSKIALRPSGTEPKIKFYISVNTDLDNVSAFAATEQLLENKIDAILKDMNL
- a CDS encoding glycosyltransferase family 2 protein codes for the protein MNISVVIPLLNEHESLKELHDWIVSVMQSNSFSYEILFIDDGSTDDSWRVISQLAEANTNVKGIRFLKNFGKSQALHAGFNAAKGDVVITMDADLQDNPDEIPELYDMITHKGFDLVSGWKKKRFDSVITKNLPSKLFNWAARRTSGVKLHDFNCGLKAYTNTVVKHIDVYGEMHRYIPVLAKNAGFTNIGEKVVKHQARKYGHTKFGMNRFINGFLDLITIWFVSRFGKRPMHLFGALGVIMFIIGFAFAFYLGLDKLFFNPTGRLITERPQFYIALSTMIIGSQLFIAGFLGELILRSKRQQQRYYIKEALNVSE